In the genome of Leucobacter luti, one region contains:
- a CDS encoding ABC transporter permease, whose product MTFQQVPETGSRTAYVPVPVRRRGIPWARLGASVWRIAVPVVIALIVGALALLVGGKNPLEIYGMLVREAFGDGARINATLTAATPLLFTGLAAAVAFRAGVFNVGVEGSFAFAGLAAAVVGASVGGLPPMLAVLACLVAGALAGMLVSLVPALLRTWLGVDEVVSTLMFNFIVTGVTAWLVQSFFLAPGQANSATAYVAASAELPPLAPPGQLSLGFVIAILLVLGYAVWARRSRLGFEFDAVGKTPRFSMAQGLRVRTVLMTAMLASGAIGGLGGAVHALGVVHRFSVGFSASFGFTGIAIALLARFNPIGIVIGAVAFGALAAAGATVQLFVNIPIQLIDILQGTVMMLAVAQFAIPRLRRRKRDAAGSGDLA is encoded by the coding sequence ATGACCTTCCAACAGGTGCCGGAAACAGGATCCCGCACCGCGTACGTCCCAGTGCCGGTGCGCCGCCGCGGGATCCCGTGGGCGCGCCTCGGAGCCTCAGTCTGGCGGATCGCCGTGCCAGTGGTGATTGCGCTCATCGTTGGCGCGCTCGCGCTTCTGGTCGGCGGCAAGAATCCGCTCGAAATCTACGGGATGCTCGTACGCGAGGCGTTTGGCGACGGAGCGCGGATCAACGCAACGCTTACTGCGGCGACGCCGCTCCTATTCACCGGCCTCGCTGCAGCCGTGGCGTTCCGAGCTGGCGTGTTCAACGTTGGCGTCGAGGGCAGCTTCGCCTTCGCGGGGCTCGCTGCGGCCGTGGTGGGTGCGAGCGTGGGGGGACTGCCCCCGATGCTTGCCGTGCTCGCGTGCCTCGTTGCAGGCGCGCTTGCCGGCATGCTCGTCTCCTTGGTTCCTGCCCTGCTGCGCACGTGGCTCGGGGTCGATGAGGTCGTATCGACGCTGATGTTCAACTTCATCGTGACCGGTGTGACCGCCTGGCTCGTGCAGTCGTTCTTTCTCGCTCCGGGACAGGCAAACTCCGCGACGGCATACGTTGCGGCGTCCGCAGAACTCCCCCCGCTCGCACCTCCCGGACAACTCAGCCTCGGCTTTGTCATCGCGATTTTGCTCGTGTTGGGATACGCGGTGTGGGCCAGGCGCAGCCGACTCGGATTCGAGTTCGACGCCGTGGGCAAGACCCCGCGATTCTCAATGGCGCAGGGACTGCGTGTGCGCACGGTGCTCATGACCGCCATGCTGGCATCTGGCGCAATCGGCGGCCTCGGCGGTGCCGTGCACGCCCTCGGCGTCGTGCACCGATTCTCGGTGGGATTCTCGGCGAGTTTTGGTTTCACCGGCATCGCGATTGCGCTCCTTGCGCGATTCAATCCGATTGGGATCGTGATCGGCGCCGTCGCCTTCGGCGCTTTGGCAGCCGCGGGCGCAACCGTGCAGCTGTTCGTGAACATCCCGATCCAGCTCATCGACATTTTGCAGGGCACCGTCATGATGCTCGCCGTCGCGCAGTTTGCGATCCCGCGCCTGCGGAGGCGAAAGCGTGACGCTGCCGGATCGGGGGATCTCGCGTGA
- a CDS encoding GntR family transcriptional regulator produces the protein MRFDLDTSRGVQPLYMQLANALDAYITDEQLEPGTQLPSEPTLAAENNLSRSTILKAFELLIDRGLISRRRGKGTFVRSRPMERKLPELTSFSEHVDSLGLRPGSILLDYAEFAPGAAGRPGSPFPDDVGIVVLERLRSVGGTPVGLQRLIVPDYVAHRVGLDERAAAQPGFSFYGALRDAGLSLAEGEEALRAINATPEESEHLGVDPGAALIEVDRLSHDPSGQLIEHVRARYLGTHYLYRVTLTNQSNGGSHESDPRTTHRSGGGYTPRAHGVFSSDA, from the coding sequence ATGCGATTCGACCTCGACACCTCGCGTGGCGTGCAACCGCTGTACATGCAGCTGGCAAACGCACTCGACGCGTACATCACCGACGAGCAACTTGAGCCGGGGACACAGCTCCCGAGCGAGCCAACGCTTGCGGCTGAGAACAACCTTTCGCGGTCCACCATTCTCAAAGCCTTCGAGCTGCTGATCGACCGCGGCCTGATCTCCAGGCGCCGCGGCAAAGGCACCTTTGTCCGTTCACGCCCGATGGAGCGTAAGCTGCCCGAGCTCACGAGCTTCAGCGAGCACGTGGATAGTCTTGGCCTTCGGCCCGGCAGCATTCTGTTGGACTACGCAGAGTTCGCGCCTGGCGCTGCTGGGCGGCCAGGGTCCCCGTTCCCCGACGATGTCGGCATTGTGGTACTTGAGCGTCTGCGCAGCGTCGGAGGCACGCCGGTTGGCCTGCAGCGCCTGATCGTTCCCGACTACGTCGCGCACCGTGTCGGCCTCGACGAGCGCGCGGCAGCACAGCCCGGGTTCTCGTTCTACGGTGCCCTCCGAGACGCCGGGCTCAGCCTTGCCGAGGGCGAAGAAGCACTGCGCGCGATCAACGCCACACCCGAGGAGTCTGAACACCTCGGCGTGGATCCCGGAGCTGCGTTGATCGAGGTCGACCGGCTCTCGCATGACCCTTCAGGGCAGCTCATCGAGCATGTCCGCGCCCGCTACCTGGGCACTCACTACCTCTACCGCGTAACGCTCACCAATCAATCCAACGGAGGATCACATGAATCGGACCCGCGCACTACTCATCGTTCCGGCGGCGGCTACACTCCTCGCGCTCACGGCGTGTTCAGCAGCGACGCCTAG
- a CDS encoding ABC transporter permease: MTFVPRSTRSNAWSSLWLLTRRDLKVRYSTSLLGYLWSILDPLLMSLIYWFIFTQVFTRSVGESPYIVFLLTALLPWVWFNGAVSDSTRAFLRDVKLVRSVALPHWIWVGRIVFSKGIEFVLSLPVLVLFAIASGARVGWELVYFPLAVVLLAALTLGIGLIVAPLVVFFRDLERAVKLILRVAFYASPIIYGAADLPAFAQPLAWLNPLSGIFALFRAGFFPDQLDWMLVGASTAMTVLFLGVGAVVFRRTIGGVLKEL; this comes from the coding sequence GTGACATTTGTTCCCAGATCAACGCGCTCAAACGCATGGTCCTCGCTGTGGCTTCTCACCCGCAGAGACCTGAAGGTGCGGTATTCCACCTCACTGTTGGGCTACCTGTGGTCGATCCTCGATCCACTCCTCATGAGCCTGATTTACTGGTTCATTTTCACGCAGGTGTTCACGCGCTCCGTCGGCGAGTCCCCCTATATTGTCTTCCTGCTGACCGCCTTGCTGCCCTGGGTGTGGTTCAACGGCGCGGTGTCGGACTCTACGCGCGCCTTCCTGCGCGACGTCAAGCTCGTTCGTTCAGTAGCGCTCCCGCACTGGATCTGGGTCGGCCGGATCGTCTTCTCAAAAGGCATTGAATTCGTCCTGAGCCTGCCTGTGCTCGTGCTCTTCGCAATCGCGTCGGGCGCGCGAGTCGGCTGGGAACTCGTCTACTTCCCGCTGGCCGTTGTGCTGCTTGCGGCACTGACCCTGGGAATCGGCCTGATTGTTGCACCGCTCGTCGTGTTCTTCCGCGATCTTGAGCGCGCAGTCAAGTTGATCCTTCGTGTGGCGTTCTACGCATCCCCCATCATTTACGGCGCGGCAGACCTGCCGGCCTTTGCGCAGCCGCTCGCCTGGCTCAACCCGCTCTCGGGGATTTTCGCATTGTTCCGAGCCGGGTTCTTCCCAGATCAGCTCGACTGGATGCTCGTTGGCGCTTCGACAGCGATGACCGTGCTATTCCTCGGTGTGGGCGCGGTCGTATTCCGACGCACCATCGGCGGCGTTCTGAAGGAGTTGTGA
- a CDS encoding ABC transporter ATP-binding protein — protein sequence MNQLAAAAGEFPSPPRIEARRIARSFGPVRANRDVSLTAHRGTVLAVIGENGAGKSTLMKMLCGLDRPDSGEILVDGVPVSFGSPRDAIRHGIGLVQQELAIVPELTLLENLVLGHEPLRAGSIDWAAARREAAVLADAVGAEIDWDLLAAHTPIAIQQQVEILRLIGRGADLLILDEPTAVLAPAQAIQLLDLLRRLADDGKTVIFISHKLGEVMRAADAITVLRSGVTEPPIQRADASVELLASLIMGGDEQLPQEQSRAGVPGDVVLECRGLSARDDRGVARLEDVDLTVRAGEILGIAAVSGNGQDELAEALIGLRRIEHGSIVLRGTELTKPSVRARREAGFGYVSADRKHEGLALELSIAENSVATPGLSRLAKFGWLVPARVRQAVSDVLTAGAVRYGSEKDAIASLSGGNQQRVVIARELRERPSVLIASQPTRGVDIRGIGFIHEQLRAARDAGSAVVLFSEELDEIQALADRVLVLHQGRVAGELGRNADRVALGKLMLGTADAAAHPQSSSEASASESTGEVR from the coding sequence ATGAACCAGCTTGCTGCGGCGGCGGGGGAGTTCCCCTCGCCGCCACGGATCGAGGCGCGCAGGATCGCCAGGTCGTTTGGGCCGGTGCGCGCGAACCGGGACGTGTCGCTCACGGCACACCGCGGTACCGTGCTCGCCGTCATCGGTGAGAACGGTGCCGGGAAGAGCACGCTGATGAAGATGCTCTGCGGGCTCGACCGGCCAGACTCAGGGGAAATCCTTGTCGACGGGGTTCCCGTGAGTTTCGGAAGTCCGCGTGACGCAATCAGGCACGGAATCGGACTCGTGCAACAGGAACTGGCCATCGTGCCAGAGCTCACGCTGCTCGAAAACCTCGTGCTCGGGCACGAGCCGCTGCGCGCGGGCAGCATTGATTGGGCTGCCGCGCGCCGCGAGGCAGCGGTGCTTGCGGACGCGGTAGGCGCTGAGATCGACTGGGATCTGCTCGCGGCGCACACGCCAATCGCGATCCAGCAGCAGGTTGAAATCCTGCGCCTCATCGGGCGCGGCGCTGACCTTCTGATTCTTGACGAGCCGACCGCCGTGCTTGCCCCTGCTCAGGCGATTCAGCTGCTCGACCTGCTCAGGCGGCTCGCCGACGACGGGAAGACCGTGATCTTCATCAGCCACAAGCTGGGCGAGGTGATGCGGGCGGCAGACGCCATCACCGTGCTGCGATCTGGAGTCACTGAGCCCCCGATCCAGCGCGCGGACGCGTCCGTTGAGCTGCTTGCGAGCCTCATCATGGGCGGCGACGAACAATTGCCACAGGAGCAATCTCGTGCTGGAGTGCCGGGCGACGTAGTGCTCGAGTGCCGGGGGCTTTCCGCCCGTGATGACCGCGGTGTCGCGCGCCTCGAAGACGTTGACCTGACGGTGCGCGCGGGTGAGATCCTCGGGATCGCCGCCGTGTCTGGCAACGGCCAGGACGAGCTTGCGGAGGCATTGATCGGACTGCGTCGGATCGAACACGGCTCAATCGTGCTGCGGGGCACCGAGCTCACGAAGCCATCTGTGCGTGCCAGGCGCGAGGCTGGCTTCGGCTATGTCAGCGCGGATCGCAAGCATGAGGGGCTTGCGCTGGAGCTCTCGATTGCCGAGAACTCCGTGGCGACACCCGGGCTCTCCCGGCTCGCGAAGTTCGGCTGGCTCGTCCCCGCTCGGGTGCGCCAGGCGGTCTCCGATGTACTCACGGCCGGAGCCGTGCGCTACGGCTCCGAAAAGGATGCGATCGCGAGCCTTTCTGGCGGCAATCAGCAGCGAGTCGTGATCGCGCGCGAGTTGCGTGAGCGGCCGAGCGTGCTGATTGCCAGCCAGCCCACCCGCGGAGTTGATATTCGCGGCATCGGCTTCATTCACGAACAGCTGCGCGCAGCCCGTGACGCTGGGAGCGCGGTCGTACTCTTCAGCGAGGAACTCGACGAAATCCAAGCCCTCGCCGACCGTGTGCTCGTGCTGCACCAGGGCCGAGTTGCCGGTGAACTCGGTCGCAATGCTGATCGCGTCGCCCTCGGCAAGCTCATGCTCGGCACTGCGGACGCGGCAGCGCACCCACAATCTTCATCTGAGGCTTCGGCCTCCGAATCGACGGGAGAGGTCCGATGA
- a CDS encoding nicotinate phosphoribosyltransferase: MNTSTALLTDHYELTMVDAALHAGTAHRQSVFELFARRLSGARRYGVVAGTGRLLEAIERFRFEDAELEFLRANRVVTDTTLDWLANYRFAGNIWGYPEGEVFFPGSPLITVEATFAEGVLLETLALSILNADSAVATAASRMTHAANGKPLAEMGSRRTGEYSAVAAARAAYIAGFSATSNLEAGRSHGIPTMGTAAHSFTLLHDSEREAFEAQVAALGADTTLLVDTFDIEQGVRTAVEVAGTELGAVRIDSGDLPVVVARVRELLDELGATRTRITVTNDLDEYTVAALASSPVDSFGVGTSVVVGSGTPTMGMVYKLVAHEDDAGNWVAVAKKSADKASVGGRKSVRRRHNARGIANAELIFLGDGPGGTTEGEEALGREVLVPLILDGSVQPGHTGTAGIAAARERHQLRVRELPPVAMSLTRGDPAIPTEYRSAE; this comes from the coding sequence GTGAACACCTCAACAGCTCTGCTCACCGACCACTACGAACTCACGATGGTGGATGCCGCGCTGCATGCGGGCACCGCACACCGCCAGAGCGTGTTCGAGCTGTTCGCACGCCGGCTCTCCGGCGCACGCCGGTACGGCGTGGTCGCCGGCACCGGCCGCCTCCTCGAAGCAATTGAGCGATTCCGCTTCGAGGACGCCGAGCTCGAATTTCTGCGCGCGAATCGCGTGGTCACCGACACCACGCTCGACTGGCTCGCCAACTACCGCTTCGCCGGGAACATCTGGGGCTACCCCGAGGGCGAAGTCTTCTTTCCCGGGTCACCACTCATCACTGTTGAGGCGACCTTCGCCGAGGGGGTACTCCTTGAGACACTTGCACTCAGCATCCTGAACGCAGATTCCGCCGTCGCCACGGCGGCCTCACGCATGACCCATGCCGCAAACGGCAAGCCGCTCGCGGAGATGGGCTCGCGCCGCACCGGCGAATACAGCGCAGTTGCCGCGGCACGAGCCGCCTACATCGCGGGGTTCAGCGCCACTTCCAACCTTGAGGCTGGCCGCAGCCACGGGATCCCCACCATGGGCACCGCGGCTCACAGCTTCACCCTGCTCCACGACAGCGAGCGTGAGGCGTTCGAGGCTCAGGTCGCCGCCCTCGGCGCCGACACCACGCTCCTTGTCGACACATTCGACATCGAGCAGGGCGTCCGCACCGCCGTAGAGGTCGCGGGCACTGAGCTCGGTGCGGTCCGCATCGACTCCGGTGATCTCCCGGTCGTCGTTGCACGAGTGCGCGAACTGCTCGATGAGCTCGGCGCTACACGCACACGCATTACCGTCACCAATGACCTCGACGAGTACACCGTCGCGGCGCTGGCGTCCTCGCCTGTCGACAGCTTCGGTGTTGGCACGTCTGTCGTCGTTGGATCAGGCACCCCCACCATGGGCATGGTGTACAAGCTCGTCGCGCACGAGGACGACGCGGGCAACTGGGTGGCTGTCGCGAAGAAGTCGGCTGACAAGGCATCTGTAGGTGGCCGCAAGAGCGTGCGCCGCCGCCACAACGCCCGAGGCATCGCCAACGCGGAACTCATTTTCCTCGGCGACGGTCCTGGCGGGACGACCGAGGGGGAAGAAGCCCTGGGCCGCGAAGTGCTGGTGCCACTGATCCTGGATGGCAGTGTGCAGCCTGGCCACACGGGTACGGCAGGGATTGCGGCCGCACGTGAACGCCATCAGCTCCGCGTACGCGAACTCCCGCCCGTGGCGATGAGCCTGACCCGTGGCGACCCGGCGATTCCCACCGAGTACCGTTCCGCGGAGTAA
- a CDS encoding ribokinase → MKRVVVVGSANADLVVEVPRRPGGGETLIGSELRTLPGGKGANQAAAAARAGADTSFVGCVGKDGNGAFLRGQLLAAGVDVTSLEEVDAATGTAIILLTPDGENSIVVSPGANSAFDRAAAERLAPVWRSAAVVVLSLEIPHETAFHVAASAAASGSRVLLNAAPAIAVRREVLQCCDPLVVNEHEAREVLGAAENDPDASDYARLARRLLLAGARSVVVTLGADGAIVAEGPAAAPELVRVPAYRVEAVDTTGAGDAFVGAAAAELARGCSLLDAVRFATAVSAVSVQRVGAQSSYASRAEVEAFISEHASV, encoded by the coding sequence GTGAAACGCGTCGTGGTGGTCGGCAGTGCCAACGCTGACCTCGTGGTTGAAGTTCCGCGCCGGCCGGGTGGTGGTGAGACGCTGATCGGCTCCGAGCTGCGGACTCTGCCCGGTGGAAAAGGCGCGAACCAGGCCGCCGCCGCGGCACGGGCCGGGGCCGACACGTCCTTCGTTGGCTGTGTTGGCAAAGATGGCAATGGCGCGTTTCTACGCGGGCAGCTCTTGGCTGCGGGGGTGGACGTCACCTCACTCGAGGAGGTTGACGCGGCAACGGGGACCGCCATCATTCTGCTCACGCCTGACGGGGAGAACTCGATTGTGGTTTCGCCTGGAGCCAACTCCGCGTTCGACAGAGCAGCAGCTGAGCGGCTCGCGCCGGTCTGGCGTTCGGCGGCAGTCGTGGTGCTGAGTCTTGAGATTCCGCACGAGACTGCCTTTCACGTTGCGGCCTCCGCAGCGGCCTCGGGATCACGGGTACTGCTCAATGCCGCGCCAGCGATCGCGGTCCGGCGCGAAGTGCTGCAGTGCTGCGATCCTCTCGTGGTGAACGAACACGAGGCGCGTGAAGTACTCGGAGCAGCTGAGAACGATCCCGATGCGAGCGACTATGCACGGCTTGCCAGACGTCTGCTGCTCGCGGGCGCGCGCTCAGTCGTGGTGACACTTGGCGCAGACGGCGCCATTGTTGCAGAGGGGCCAGCGGCCGCCCCTGAACTCGTAAGGGTTCCCGCATATCGGGTTGAAGCGGTCGATACGACGGGCGCGGGGGACGCATTTGTCGGTGCTGCCGCAGCCGAACTCGCTCGCGGATGTTCGCTCCTCGACGCAGTGCGATTCGCCACAGCCGTGTCTGCCGTCTCCGTCCAACGGGTGGGCGCGCAGTCCTCGTATGCCAGCCGAGCTGAGGTCGAAGCGTTCATCTCCGAGCACGCGAGTGTGTGA
- a CDS encoding ABC transporter ATP-binding protein, producing the protein MPADAQPAAVPAAPEPAAAVPEPAAPAAAATRPAAPEPAAAVPAAAPAPAEVPASAPAAAAPSQAESAPRTGRIQVPVPSVVRARERGRIAEQNPVVLRTEMLTKTYGSLIAANEVSIDVHAGSFTGIVGPNGAGKTTTLSMISGLLRPTSGRVTVSGVDVWTDGPAAKRLIGSLPDRLRLFDRLTGAQLLYYSGVLHGVEQAAVAQRSSELAVAFGLESALGRLVSDYSAGMQKKIALACAMIHAPEVLVLDEPFETIDPVSASNVTEILEKYVSGGGSVVMSSHSLDLIQRVCDHVSIIVDGSVIAQGTVDAVRDGLSLEERFTKLTGMSDTQKGLEWLHGSSDSV; encoded by the coding sequence GTGCCTGCAGACGCCCAGCCCGCTGCTGTGCCTGCAGCGCCGGAGCCAGCGGCTGCTGTTCCGGAGCCCGCTGCGCCTGCGGCTGCGGCGACCCGGCCTGCTGCGCCGGAGCCTGCGGCTGCTGTTCCAGCTGCGGCTCCAGCGCCGGCCGAAGTTCCCGCTTCCGCTCCCGCCGCGGCTGCTCCGAGTCAAGCGGAGTCCGCACCTCGCACTGGTCGGATTCAGGTGCCGGTGCCGTCGGTCGTCCGTGCTCGTGAGCGTGGCCGAATTGCGGAGCAGAACCCTGTGGTGCTGCGAACCGAGATGCTCACGAAGACCTACGGCTCGCTGATTGCGGCCAACGAGGTCTCGATCGACGTGCACGCGGGATCTTTCACCGGCATTGTCGGCCCGAACGGGGCAGGTAAGACAACGACGCTTTCGATGATCAGTGGTCTCCTGCGCCCCACCTCCGGCAGAGTGACGGTCAGCGGTGTTGACGTGTGGACGGATGGGCCAGCGGCGAAGCGTTTGATCGGCTCTCTGCCAGACCGGCTGCGATTGTTTGATCGGCTCACCGGTGCCCAGCTGCTGTACTACTCCGGTGTGCTCCACGGCGTGGAGCAGGCAGCGGTGGCCCAGCGTTCTTCGGAGCTCGCCGTCGCCTTCGGGCTGGAGTCGGCCCTCGGGCGCCTCGTATCTGACTACTCTGCCGGGATGCAAAAGAAGATCGCACTCGCGTGCGCCATGATCCATGCACCTGAAGTGCTGGTGCTCGATGAGCCGTTTGAGACCATCGACCCGGTGTCGGCGTCCAATGTGACTGAGATTCTCGAAAAGTATGTCTCCGGTGGGGGGAGTGTGGTGATGTCGAGCCACAGCCTCGACCTGATTCAGCGCGTCTGCGACCACGTCTCGATCATCGTTGACGGCAGCGTCATCGCCCAGGGCACCGTTGACGCGGTGCGCGACGGCCTGAGCCTGGAGGAGCGCTTCACGAAGCTCACGGGCATGAGCGACACACAGAAGGGCCTGGAATGGTTGCACGGCTCCTCCGACTCCGTCTAG
- a CDS encoding ABC transporter ATP-binding protein — protein sequence MTNSPVSKSAPVSPLITADGLGVRFRRNRGSRRSFKDLFAGKSRRNRRGEFWALRDVSFTVAAGEAIGVVGRNGQGKSTLLKLVARVLFPDEGNVTVHGGVAPLIEITGGFVGDLTVRDNVHLTAGLHGLSKREITARFDSIIDFAGAGDVIDTPFKHLSSGMKVRVAFSVISQLDEPVLLVDEVLAVGDKSFRAKCYRRIEELLAEGKTLFLVSHNERDLRRFCTRGLYLNGGRLVLDGPIEDVVDRYNEDHPV from the coding sequence GTGACGAATTCACCTGTCAGCAAGTCGGCCCCCGTTTCGCCGCTCATCACCGCGGACGGACTCGGTGTGCGGTTCCGCCGCAACCGCGGCTCGCGCCGCAGTTTCAAGGACCTGTTCGCAGGCAAATCACGCCGGAACCGCCGCGGTGAGTTCTGGGCGCTGCGGGACGTCTCGTTCACAGTGGCTGCGGGCGAGGCGATCGGTGTAGTGGGCCGCAACGGGCAGGGGAAGTCAACACTGCTGAAGCTCGTCGCCCGAGTACTCTTCCCCGATGAGGGCAACGTCACGGTGCACGGCGGTGTCGCCCCGCTGATCGAGATCACCGGGGGCTTCGTGGGCGATCTCACCGTGCGCGACAACGTCCATCTCACCGCCGGCCTCCACGGCCTCAGTAAGCGGGAGATCACAGCGCGCTTCGACTCAATCATCGATTTCGCTGGCGCAGGCGATGTCATCGATACGCCATTCAAACACTTGTCGAGCGGCATGAAGGTGCGCGTCGCCTTCTCCGTGATCTCGCAGCTCGACGAGCCGGTCCTGCTCGTCGACGAGGTGCTGGCAGTTGGTGACAAGTCATTCCGCGCAAAGTGCTACCGCCGGATTGAGGAACTCCTCGCCGAGGGGAAGACGCTGTTCCTGGTGTCACACAACGAGCGCGATCTGCGCCGTTTCTGTACGCGCGGTCTCTACCTCAATGGCGGGCGCCTGGTCCTCGATGGTCCCATCGAAGACGTGGTGGACCGCTATAACGAGGACCACCCCGTCTAA
- a CDS encoding DUF3039 domain-containing protein yields MGFFTRSDSDGSGSPAGGTDVLDRELEKLLEDAQIEDGDHERFSHYVPKDKIMESALSGKPVRALCGKKWTPSRDPEKFPVCPDCKSVYERMKK; encoded by the coding sequence ATGGGATTCTTTACGCGTAGTGATTCGGATGGTTCGGGTAGCCCCGCTGGGGGCACCGATGTGCTGGACCGCGAGCTTGAGAAGCTGCTTGAGGACGCGCAGATCGAGGACGGCGACCACGAGCGGTTCTCGCACTATGTGCCCAAGGACAAGATCATGGAGTCCGCGCTGAGCGGGAAGCCTGTGCGTGCGCTCTGCGGCAAGAAGTGGACTCCATCGCGTGACCCGGAGAAGTTCCCGGTCTGCCCCGACTGCAAGAGCGTCTACGAGCGCATGAAGAAGTAG
- a CDS encoding nucleoside hydrolase: MTTKMLLDCDTGVDDTMAIMYAALHPDIDLLGMTTVWGNVDVPLATRNTLRVLDLVGRNDVPVAQGAAGPLTGGHADFAYAVHGRDGQGNAGDDVLVRAAESKTAVQHIIDTVRAHPGEVWLVPVGPLTNIAAALAVDPELPSLVAGVSLMGGATMAPGNVSAVAEANIWHDAEAAAAVFRAPWPIIMAGLDVTMRIVITPEHREQLAAGGDAGRYMARILQHYGEFYRDNAFGTWSCAMHDTIAVAAAAGTLDVRLAPVVNVEVDSTGGPGHGQTIADLRDMYRGYPPQEGAHCTVLLDVDDVIADEVVALLAAAK, encoded by the coding sequence GTGACCACAAAGATGCTGCTCGACTGTGACACCGGCGTCGATGACACGATGGCGATCATGTACGCCGCGCTGCACCCTGACATCGACCTCCTCGGCATGACCACGGTATGGGGCAATGTTGACGTGCCGCTCGCGACCAGAAACACGCTGCGAGTGCTTGACCTGGTGGGACGCAACGATGTGCCCGTCGCTCAGGGGGCGGCCGGGCCGTTGACTGGCGGACACGCGGATTTCGCCTACGCCGTGCACGGCAGGGACGGGCAAGGGAATGCCGGTGACGACGTCCTGGTGCGCGCTGCCGAGTCGAAGACTGCGGTGCAGCACATCATTGATACCGTGCGCGCCCACCCCGGCGAGGTCTGGTTGGTGCCGGTCGGCCCGCTCACGAACATCGCCGCGGCGCTCGCGGTCGATCCCGAGCTGCCGAGCCTGGTTGCAGGGGTGTCACTCATGGGTGGCGCAACGATGGCACCGGGCAACGTGTCCGCCGTCGCGGAAGCCAACATCTGGCACGATGCCGAGGCGGCTGCCGCGGTGTTCCGGGCGCCGTGGCCGATCATCATGGCCGGTCTCGATGTGACGATGCGCATCGTGATCACGCCAGAGCACCGTGAGCAACTCGCCGCTGGCGGCGACGCCGGTCGGTACATGGCACGGATCTTGCAGCACTACGGCGAGTTCTACCGCGACAACGCGTTTGGCACCTGGAGTTGCGCGATGCACGACACGATTGCGGTGGCGGCTGCTGCCGGGACGCTCGACGTGCGGCTTGCCCCGGTCGTGAATGTTGAGGTGGACTCGACCGGTGGTCCCGGCCACGGCCAAACCATCGCCGATCTGCGCGACATGTATCGGGGGTACCCTCCGCAAGAGGGCGCACACTGCACCGTGTTGCTCGACGTTGACGACGTGATCGCCGACGAGGTCGTTGCCCTGCTCGCAGCGGCGAAGTAG
- a CDS encoding BMP family protein has product MNRTRALLIVPAAATLLALTACSAATPSSGDGAGTGERAALVIAQGGLGDQSYNDLANRGFESALAETGMEGNTIESDDVVGQGEQLLRRAGQSGVNLIVDLEFSHNEIIGKVAQDFPDNSWVIFNAEAEGDNVASVLFQEQEGSYLAGALAAMQTTNTADPKINADKVIGVIGGTAGVGIDKFLVGFMQGAQDIDSDIEVLTAYSNDFADPAKGQQLAQSMFERGADIVYSVAGGTGAGVIQAAEEANHYAIGVDDNQDGSAPGTVLTSVLKRTDLAVESVVTDYAAGNFPGGETVTFGLKEDAVGLTDFEFTKDAIAPETLTKLDQLKQQIIDGDIKVWNVVSDGYPDFYQGN; this is encoded by the coding sequence ATGAATCGGACCCGCGCACTACTCATCGTTCCGGCGGCGGCTACACTCCTCGCGCTCACGGCGTGTTCAGCAGCGACGCCTAGCTCCGGCGACGGAGCAGGAACCGGCGAGCGTGCAGCGCTCGTCATCGCACAGGGCGGCCTGGGAGATCAGTCCTACAACGACCTCGCGAACCGCGGCTTCGAATCCGCGCTCGCTGAGACCGGCATGGAGGGCAACACGATTGAGTCCGACGACGTCGTCGGCCAGGGCGAGCAACTGCTTCGTCGCGCCGGGCAATCGGGCGTCAACCTCATCGTTGACCTCGAGTTCTCGCACAACGAGATCATCGGCAAAGTTGCGCAGGACTTCCCTGACAACAGCTGGGTGATCTTCAACGCCGAGGCGGAGGGGGACAACGTTGCCTCGGTGCTGTTCCAGGAGCAGGAAGGCTCATACCTCGCCGGTGCACTTGCGGCGATGCAGACCACGAACACTGCTGACCCGAAGATCAACGCCGACAAGGTGATCGGCGTGATCGGTGGCACCGCAGGAGTCGGAATCGATAAGTTCCTTGTCGGGTTCATGCAGGGCGCGCAGGACATCGATTCCGACATCGAGGTCCTCACCGCCTACTCCAACGACTTCGCTGACCCGGCGAAGGGGCAGCAGCTCGCACAGTCGATGTTCGAGCGCGGCGCGGATATCGTCTACTCGGTCGCCGGTGGAACCGGGGCCGGCGTGATCCAGGCCGCTGAAGAGGCGAACCACTACGCGATCGGCGTTGACGACAACCAGGACGGATCCGCCCCGGGAACCGTGCTCACGAGCGTGCTGAAGCGCACCGACCTCGCTGTGGAGTCTGTCGTCACCGATTACGCAGCCGGGAATTTCCCCGGTGGCGAGACCGTCACCTTCGGCCTGAAAGAAGACGCCGTTGGCCTCACCGACTTTGAATTCACGAAGGACGCGATCGCACCGGAGACGCTGACGAAGCTCGACCAGCTGAAGCAGCAGATCATCGATGGCGACATCAAGGTCTGGAACGTCGTCTCCGACGGCTACCCGGACTTCTACCAGGGCAACTAG